The Delphinus delphis chromosome 2, mDelDel1.2, whole genome shotgun sequence genome contains a region encoding:
- the SEMA6D gene encoding semaphorin-6D: protein MRFFLLCAYMLLLMISQLRAVSFPEDDEPLNTVDYHYSRQYPVFRGRPSGNESQHRLDFQLMLKIRDTLYIAGRDQVYTVNLNEIPKTEVIPNKKLTWRSRQQDRENCAMKGKHKEECHNFIKVFVPRNDEMVFVCGTNAFNPMCRYYRLNTLEYDGEEISGLARCPFDARQTNVALFADGKLYSATVADFLASDAVIYRSMGDGSALRTIKYDSKWIKEPHFLHAIEYGNYVYFFFREIAVEHNNLGKAVYSRVARICKNDMGGSQRVLEKHWTSFLKARLNCSVPGDSFFYFDVLQSVTDIIQINGVPTVVGVFTTQLNSIPGSAVCAFSMDDIEKVFRGRFKEQKTPDSVWTAVPEDKVPKPRPGCCAKHGLAEAYKTSIDFPDETLSFIKSHPLMDSAVPPIADEPWFTKTRIRYRLTAIAVDHSAGPHQNYTVIFVGSEAGVVLKVLAKTSPFSLNDSVLLEEIEAYNHAKCNAENEEDRRVISLQLDKVHHALYVAFSSCVIRIPLSRCERYASCKKSCIASRDPYCGWLSPGACGQVTPGSAGGFEQDTEYGNTAHLGDCHEILPTSTTPDYKIFGGPTSDMEVSSSSVTTMASIPEITPKVIDTWRPKLTSSRKFVVQDDPNTSDFTDPLSGIPKGVRWEVQSGESNQMVHMNVLITCVFAAFVLGAFIAGVAVYCYRDMFVRRNRKIHKDAESAQSCTDSSGSFAKLNGLFDSPVKEYQQNIDSPKLYSNLLTSRKELPPSGDTKSMVMDQRGQPPELAALPTPESTPVLHQKTLQAMKSHSDKAHGHGASRKETPQFFPSSPPPHSPLSHGHIPSAIVLPNATHDYNTSFSNSNAHKAEKKLQNIDHPLAKSSSKRDHRRSVDSRNTLNDLLKHLNDPNSNPKAIMGDIQMAHQTLMLDPVGPMSEVPPKVPNREASLYSPPSTLPRNSPTKRVDVPTTPGVPMTSLERQRGYHKNSSQRHSISAMPKNLSSPNGVLLSRQPSMNRGGYMPTPAGAKVDYIQGTPVSVHLQPSLSRQSSYTSNGTLPRTGLKRTPSLKPDVPPKPSFVPQTTSVRPLNKYTY, encoded by the exons ATGAGGTTCTTCCTGCTTTGTGCCTACATGCTGCTTCTGATGATTTCCCAGCTGAGAGCAGTCAGCTTTCCTGAAGACGATGAACCCCTTAATACTGTTGACTATCACT ATTCAAGGCAATATCCGGTTTTTAGAGGACGCCCTTCAGGCAATGAATCACAGCATAGGCTGGACTTTCAGCTGATGTTGAAAATTCGAGACACACTTTATATTGCTGGCAG GGATCAAGTTTATACGGTAAACTTAAATGAAATCCCCAAAACAGAAGTAATACCAAACAAG AAACTGACATGGCGGTCAAGACAACAGGATCGAGAAAACTGTGCCATGAAAGGCAAGCATAAA GAGGAATGCCACAACTTTATTAAAGTGTTTGTTCCGAGAAACGACGAGATGGTTTTTGTTTGTGGCACCAATGCTTTTAATCCCATGTGTAGATACTATAGG ttgAATACCTTAGAGTATGATGGGGAAGAAATTAGTGGCTTGGCAAGGTGCCCATTTGATGCCAGACAAACCAACGTTGCCCTTTTTGCCG ATGGGAAGCTGTATTCTGCCACAGTGGCTGACTTCCTGGCCAGCGATGCCGTTATTTACCGAAGCATGGGCGATGGATCTGCCCTTCGTACTATAAAATATGATTCCAAGTGGATCAAAG agccaCACTTTCTTCATGCCATAGAATATGGAAACTATGTCTATTTCTTCTTCCGAGAAATTGCTGTCGAACATAATAATTTAGGCAAG GCTGTATATTCCCGTGTGGCCCGCATATGTAAAAACGACATGGGTGGCTCCCAGCGGGTCCTGGAGAAACACTGGACTTCATTTCTGAAGGCTCGTCTTAACTGTTCTGTCCCCGGAGATTCCTTTTTCTACTTTGATGTTCTGCAGTCTGTCACAGACATAATACAAATCAATGGCGTCCCCACTGTGGTCGGGGTGTTTACCACACAGCTCAACAG CATTCCTGGTTCTGCTGTCTGTGCATTTAGCATGGATGACattgaaaaagtattcagaggacggtttaaagaacagaaaactcCAGATTCTGTTTGGACAGCAGTCCCTGAAGACAAAGTACCGAAGccaag GCCTGGCTGTTGTGCAAAGCACGGGCTTGCCGAAGCTTATAAAACCTCCATCGATTTCCCGGATGAAACCCTGTCGTTCATTAAATCCCACCCCCTGATGGACTCTGCCGTCCCACCCATTGCCGACGAGCCCTGGTTCACAAAGACTCGGATCAG GTACAGACTGACGGCCATCGCCGTTGACCATTCTGCGGGACCCCACCAGAACTACACAGTCATCTTCGTTGGCTCGGAAGCTGGCGTGGTGCTTAAAGTTTTGGCAAAAACCAGTCCTTTCTCTTTGAATGACAGCGTGTTACTGGAAGAGATTGAAGCGTACAACCATGCAAA GTGCAATGCTGAGAATGAGGAGGACAGAAGGGTCATCTCACTCCAGTTGGATAAAGTTCATCATGCTTTATACGTGGCGTTCTCTAGCTGTGTTATCCGCATCCCCCTCAGTCGCTGTGAGCGTTACGCATCATGTAAAAA GTCTTGTATTGCATCTCGAGACCCGTACTGTGGCTGGTTAAGCCCAGGGGCCTGTGGTCAAGTGACCCCAGGG AGCGCTGGAGGATTTGAACAGGACACGGAATATGGCAACACAGCCCATCTAGGGGACTGCCATG aaATTTTGCCTACTTCAACTACACCAGATTACAAAATATTTGGCGGTCCAACATCTG ACATGGAGGTATCTTCATCTTCTGTTACCACAATGGCAAGTATCCCAGAAATTACACCTAAAGTGATTGATACCTGGAGACCTAAACTGACCAGCTCCCGGAAATTTGTAGTTCAAGATGACCCAAACACTTCTGATTTTACTGATCCTTTATCAGGTATCCCAAAGG GTGTACGATGGGAAGTCCAATCTGGAGAGTCCAACCAGATGGTCCACATGAATGTCCTCATCACCTGTGTCTTTGCGGCTTTTGTCTTGGGTGCATTCATTGCAGGTGTGGCAGTATACTGCTATCGTGACATGTTTGTTCGGAGAAACAGAAAGATCCATAAAGATGCAGAATCTGCCCAGTCGTGCACGGACTCCAGTGGAAGTTTTGCCAAGCTGAATGGTCTCTTTGACAGCCCAGTCAAGGAATATCAACAGAATATAGATTCTCCCAAATTGTATAGTAACCTGCTGACCAGTCGGAAAGAGCTGCCACCCAGTGGAGATACGAAATCCATGGTCATGGACCAGCGAGGCCAACCTCCCGAACTGGCTGCTCTCCCGACACCTGAGTCTACACCTGTGCTTCACCAGAAGACCCTGCAGGCCATGAAGAGCCACTCAGACAAGGCCCACGGCCATGGGGCTTCAAGGAAGGAAACCCCCCAGTTTTTTCCTTCTAGTCCCCCACCGCATTCCCCACTAAGTCATGGACATATCCCCAGTGCCATTGTCCTTCCTAATGCTACCCATGACTACAACAcatctttctcaaactccaaCGCTCACAAAGCTGAAAAGAAACTTCAAAACATTGACCACCCTCTTGCAAAGTCATCCAGTAAAAGGGATCACCGGCGGTCTGTGgattccagaaacaccctcaacGATCTCCTGAAGCATCTAAATGACCCAAATAGTAACCCCAAAGCCATCATGGGAGACATCCAAATGGCCCACCAGACCCTAATGCTGGATCCCGTGGGACCTATGTCTGAGGTCCCGCCCAAGGTCCCTAACCGCGAGGCCTCACTCTACTCTCCTCCCTCGACTCTCCCCAGAAATAGCCCAACCAAGCGAGTGGACGTCCCCACCACTCCTGGCGTCCCAATGACTTCTCTGGAAAGACAAAGGGGTTATCATAAAAATTCCTCCCAGAGGCACTCTATATCTGCTATGCCTAAAAACTTAAGTTCACCAAATGGTGTTTTGTTATCTAGACAGCCTAGTATGAACCGTGGAGGCTACATGCCCACCCCCGCAGGGGCGAAGGTGGACTATATTCAGGGAACACCGGTGAGTGTTCATCTGCAGCCTTCCCTCTCCAGACAGAGCAGCTACACCAGTAACGGCACCCTTCCCAGGACGGGACTAAAGAGGACACCGTCATTAAAACCTGATGTACCACCAAAGCCTTCATTTGTTCCCCAAACCACATCTGTCAGACCACTGAACAAATATACTTACTAG